Sequence from the Marinitoga litoralis genome:
ACCAAAAAAACAAAATATATGAAGCTCCTGTTGACAGCGATGCCCCCATTGCACCATATTTAGGAACCAGATAAAAATTACCAAAAAAATTAAATATTGTAGTAAAAGCAGTAATGATAATATGATAATAGGTTTTTCTTGAAAAATTAATACCAAGCATAGTAGTTTCGGAAAGAGTATAAAGAATAGGAATATATATTAAAAAAGGAATTAAATTGCTCGCTGACGAATACAATGGCGATAAAATCAGAATTATGTAATCCTTTAAAATTATAACTATAGAAGTTAGAAATAACAAAATTAACATCAAACTTTTACTTACTAAAACAAACTTTTCTCCCTTTTGCTTTTCTTTATGCCATCTATATGCTGTTGGTGTCCAGAACGTTGAAAATGCTGTTCTTACTATTGTTAAAACCCCTATTATTTTAAAACCAGCTGAATATATTCCAATTTCATTAAAGTCCGTCCATGTTCTTAAGGCCATTTTATCAAGAGAATTAAATCCCCATGATAAAATAGCTGTTGGTATTAATGGAGTTCCATAATGTATTAATTTCATTATTATATGCTTATCTATTTGCTTTTTACCTTTCCAAAAGTTCCTTACAAAATAGAAAGAAATTAAAATCTCAAAAGTAAGGGCAAATAATTCTGCAATTATTATTGTTATATAATTTCTTGAAAAAAAGTATAAAAATAAAATCAGAAATAGTAATCTAAAAATTTGTTTTAAAATAATTATTAAAGAATATAATTTTCCGTTTTCAGACATTCTTATTATTAAATTATTGAATCTTTCTAATACCATTAAAGGTAAGGTTAAAGAAAGAGACAAAATTATTATTCTATTGATTTCTGAGAACAATAATAACGATATCTGTTTATAAAAAATAATATAAAAAATACCTAAAAAAATTGAAAATATAAATGGCACAATAAACGCATTCCACAATAATAAGAGCTTATTATTCTTTTCATGATACTCCCTTATAAACGCCTGATCCATTCCCAATAACAAAAATAATGATGTAATTTGAACGGCAAGAGTATACATAGAAACCTTTCCTAATTCCTGAGGAGCAACAAACCATGTTGTTGCTACAACAATAAAAAAATTGAAAAAAGATGAAAATACAGGTCCTATTGAAAATGATAATAGACTTTCTAAAAATTTTTTACTTTCGTTCATTATTTTTCTCCTCTAAAAGTTTTAAAATTCTTTTTGAGAAATCTTTATAATTTTTTTCAGCATTTACTTTTTCATCCCATCTTTTTAATGCATTTTTTCTTTTTTCTTCTATTTCGTTTTGAGGTAAATTTATAAATTTATATATATAATCAGCCAATTCTTCAGATGTTATATTCGATGGAATTAATTTTCCAACTTTATCGTCTATTAATTCACCAGTTCCACCAACATCAGTAGCTATAACCGGTATTCCAAAACTTAATGCTTCCATTATTGAAACAGGTAATCCTTCAGATTCACTAACATTTAAAAATAAATCTACAGGATTTTCATTATAATATTCTTTCACTTTATTATTTTCAAGATATCCCATGAAATAGTAATCAATATTTGTATTATCAAGCTTTCTGGCCTGTTTTTTTAAATCTTCTTCTAAAGGACCATTACCAATGTGATTCCATATAATTTTCCTTTTAATTTTTTTTGATAAATGATATAAAGCTTCTATAATCAAGTGTATTCTCTTTACAGGTTTCAAATATGAACATGTAATTATCCTGAATATTTCATCTTTACTTCCAATATTTATTTTCTCTTGAGGCATAACTCCTAATCTTGATACTTCAATTTTATTTCTGTATTGAGAATATTTTTCAGATAAATAGCCTTTCCCATTTTCAGAAACACAAAAAACCCTATCAATATTTTTTAATATTTCTTTTCTTAATGGAAGATAATTATTTTTGTGTATAAATTCATATAAATCACTGCCATGAGCTCGCGAGATTACTATATTCCTATTATTTACATGTTTTTTCAAACCTGTCAGAGCATATGCAAAAGATGAAAACCAGTACGAATAAAAAATAACTGGCGATTTTAAATTCGTATATTGTTTAAACCATTTTTGGAATACTTTTTCCCATCCAAAATAAGATAATGATTTATATGAAACTAATTTTTTAATATCAATAAATTCTTTTAGAACACCATGAATTTTTGTAATTCCATATAAAAATATTTTATTATAATTTTGATATTTAGAAAAAAAAGTGTCGACTTTCACATCATTCGGGATTACTCTCATATTACCTTTAATAACACGAGGTACAATAATGACATTAAAGTATTTTGAAAGTATGGGAACTTCATTTTCTAAAAATTCTTCACCTTTATCATAAGGGAATTTTGAAGTGAATAAAAATATTATAGGTTTGTCCATAGGAAGCACCTCGATTCCAATTTGATTTTTCTTTATTTTAATTTTGATTTAAAAAATTTAATAATTCTTTCTCCACTATTTCCATTACCATATACATTTTCCGGGTATTTTACTTTATTTTCTTCAAATACTTTTTCATATAAATTTTTTTCATTTGCTAAACTATTCCATTTTAATTCTATTAATTCTCTCCAGCCGGTATCAGGCATTATTACTATGGCCTGTTTTTTTGCAAAATATGCTTCTTTTTGTAGTCCTCCACTATCTGTTATTATTTTCCATGATTTTTTTGTTAATCCCATCAGGTTTAAGTAATCTATTGGTTCTAACATTATTACCTTTTCTAAGTATTTTTCCAGTTTAAATTCTTTTACTCTTTTTTGTGTTCTAGGATGTATTGGAAATACTATTGTTTTTTCTTTTGATATTTTTTCTATTTGTTTTAGTATTTTTTCCAGTTTTTCTTTTTTATCTACATTAAAATCTCTATGCATCGTCATTAATATATATTTATTTTCTTTTAGTTTTAATTTTTCAAATATTTCATATTTGAATTGTTTTTCCATTATTTTATATAGGTCATACATTATATCTCCTACAAAGTATACACCTTCTGTTATATTTTCTTTTTTTAAATTTTCTACTGCTAATTGACTTGGACAAAATAAATAATTTGATATTCTATCTGTTAATACTCTATTTATTTCTTCGGGCATATCTTTGGGTTCCTGTCTTATTCCAGCTTCTACATGGGCTACTGGTATTTTTAATTTACTTGCTATTAATGCTCCTGCTAATGTGGTATTTGTATCTCCATATACTAATATTATATCTGGTTTTTCTTTTAATACTATTTTTTCAAATTCCATCATTATTTTTCCTGTCATTTCTCCATGATTTCCAGATCCAACATTTAAATAATAATCTGGATCTTTTATATTCAATGTTTGAAAAAATATATCAGACATATTTTTATCATAATGTTGTCCTGAATGAACGAGTATTTCATTAATTCCATTTTTTTCAAATTCTTTGTGTAATACCGCTTCTTTTATAAACTGCGGTCTTGCTCCTATTAATGATATTATTTTCATTTGTTTTCCTCCTAAATGGTTATTACAATTTAAGTTTTTTAAATAGATTATCTACTAAATATTTAAAATCAAAATTTTCCGCAATTTTTCTTCTTTTTTCTATATTCATATTATTTTTTAAGTATTCAAAAGTTTCAATATAATTTCTTATTTCGTTAACGTCAGTTGCTTCTATAACTTTACTAACCCCATCACTTTCTAATTCATTTTTTAATTCCCATTTAATATTTCCAATATTCAAAATTGGTTTTTCGGATATTAGATATTCAAAAAACTTTCCGGATATTATATCTATACCTTCATCTTTTCTATTACCTGTATAGGTAATTAATAATAATAAATCTGCATTACTTTGAATTTCTAATGCCTGTTCTCTATCTACCAACTCCTTATTTTTTAATATATTTTCTAATCCATTTTTTTTAAATAATTCATCTACTAATCGATAATCTTTTCCACAATATATAAATTCTATATTTTTTTTATTATTTATTTTTTTTAATCCTTCTATAAAAGGAATTATACTTCTATTACTCTGTTCATATAAGCTTCCGGTATAAACAATTTTTAATTTATCTTTTTTCGTTATATTTTTATTAAAACTTTTGAATGAGTATTCTCCATCAAATCCGTTATACAAAACATATAACTTATCTGGAATTAAATTATAATTTTCAATAAATCTTTTTCCCATATATTGAGAAACTGTTAATAATATATCTGCATTTTTAATGATTTTGGGAATAGCATTTTCTATAAATATATTAGTTGAATGATGTGGATTAAATTTTCCTATCATATCTCTAAAATCTTCAATTAAAAAAACTTTACTTTTATATTTTTGTTTTAGTTTTACTGCTAATTTTAAAATAAAAAATGGGCCATATGATGCTATTAAAAAAATTTTTCCATTAAATTGCTCTATTTCTTTTATTAAAATTTTTTCTAATTCTTTTATATTATATAATCTTTTCCCTCCAGGAGCAATTGGAAAAAAATATTCCAGATGACCATAAAGATTATATTTGTTTAATTTTTTTTGATTTTCTAAATTTTTTTCCCCCGATATATTTTTAGAAAAAGATTTGTAATTAACCTCTATTAATTTACTGTTTCCAATATCATAATTTTTTTTTTCTTTCATGGGTTTTCCGGAAATAATAACCGTTGGGAATTTTTTAGAAATATATTTTCCTAATTTTTCAATTCTTAAAGATGCTATTTCAACATCACGTGGAGAAAATGCGCTTAAAATAATAAATTTATAATTCATAATTTTTATTCTCCTCCTTTAATATAATTAAAACAAATAAAATCCACATATGTCTCCAATGTAATGTATCAACAATGTAAGAATTAATCATAAGACCTGTTAATGAAGCGAGAAGAAAAATATTGTCTTTTATTTGATATGCTTTTAAGAATATGTATATTAAGAATATATATAAGGTTATGATTCCAAGTAATCCTCTCTCTCCAAGATATCTTAAAAAAGTATTATGTGCAGAATAATTTGTTATTTCTTCATAATTTCCCGGTCCTATACCAGATAATAAATTCATTTTCAACATATTTAAAGATGCTGCCTGTGACTTGAATCTATTCATATCATATGATTTTATTCCAAGTCTTGATTTAAAAATGCTTTTGAAACTGATCCCCATAATTTCCATATCTATAGTAAATAATGAAATAATAACAACTAAAAGTAATGATAAAGCAAGGAGTGTTTTCCAATTATACAACGTCTTGTTTTTTA
This genomic interval carries:
- the wecB gene encoding non-hydrolyzing UDP-N-acetylglucosamine 2-epimerase yields the protein MKIISLIGARPQFIKEAVLHKEFEKNGINEILVHSGQHYDKNMSDIFFQTLNIKDPDYYLNVGSGNHGEMTGKIMMEFEKIVLKEKPDIILVYGDTNTTLAGALIASKLKIPVAHVEAGIRQEPKDMPEEINRVLTDRISNYLFCPSQLAVENLKKENITEGVYFVGDIMYDLYKIMEKQFKYEIFEKLKLKENKYILMTMHRDFNVDKKEKLEKILKQIEKISKEKTIVFPIHPRTQKRVKEFKLEKYLEKVIMLEPIDYLNLMGLTKKSWKIITDSGGLQKEAYFAKKQAIVIMPDTGWRELIELKWNSLANEKNLYEKVFEENKVKYPENVYGNGNSGERIIKFFKSKLK
- a CDS encoding glycosyltransferase translates to MDKPIIFLFTSKFPYDKGEEFLENEVPILSKYFNVIIVPRVIKGNMRVIPNDVKVDTFFSKYQNYNKIFLYGITKIHGVLKEFIDIKKLVSYKSLSYFGWEKVFQKWFKQYTNLKSPVIFYSYWFSSFAYALTGLKKHVNNRNIVISRAHGSDLYEFIHKNNYLPLRKEILKNIDRVFCVSENGKGYLSEKYSQYRNKIEVSRLGVMPQEKINIGSKDEIFRIITCSYLKPVKRIHLIIEALYHLSKKIKRKIIWNHIGNGPLEEDLKKQARKLDNTNIDYYFMGYLENNKVKEYYNENPVDLFLNVSESEGLPVSIMEALSFGIPVIATDVGGTGELIDDKVGKLIPSNITSEELADYIYKFINLPQNEIEEKRKNALKRWDEKVNAEKNYKDFSKRILKLLEEKNNERK
- a CDS encoding lipopolysaccharide biosynthesis protein, which produces MNESKKFLESLLSFSIGPVFSSFFNFFIVVATTWFVAPQELGKVSMYTLAVQITSLFLLLGMDQAFIREYHEKNNKLLLLWNAFIVPFIFSIFLGIFYIIFYKQISLLLFSEINRIIILSLSLTLPLMVLERFNNLIIRMSENGKLYSLIIILKQIFRLLFLILFLYFFSRNYITIIIAELFALTFEILISFYFVRNFWKGKKQIDKHIIMKLIHYGTPLIPTAILSWGFNSLDKMALRTWTDFNEIGIYSAGFKIIGVLTIVRTAFSTFWTPTAYRWHKEKQKGEKFVLVSKSLMLILLFLTSIVIILKDYIILILSPLYSSASNLIPFLIYIPILYTLSETTMLGINFSRKTYYHIIITAFTTIFNFFGNFYLVPKYGAMGASLSTGASYILFFWLRTLISQKYLEFKLPLGFYFKNILLMILLSITSFKGISYIIVIFILIVLFNLNDIKYTIKTILGGLSNA